A stretch of Gemmatimonadaceae bacterium DNA encodes these proteins:
- a CDS encoding tetratricopeptide repeat protein, which yields MERKQRDSTRARLERAQALFPEYAGDDSPAWLLAQLAIERGDSATALSQLSVMTSRNETAWQPNQLEADVRERRRDAPGAMAALERLLWISPYDNVLHDRLATLATARGEHTKALRERRAVVANQPTDVLTARYELARALVASGDVAGARRELLEVLEQAPSFEKAQVLLLELRGRSQDRIRDDHL from the coding sequence ATGGAACGGAAGCAGCGCGATTCCACGCGGGCGCGGCTGGAGCGCGCGCAGGCGCTGTTTCCCGAGTATGCCGGCGACGACAGTCCGGCCTGGTTGTTGGCGCAGTTGGCGATCGAGCGCGGCGATTCCGCGACAGCACTTTCCCAGCTGTCTGTCATGACCAGTCGCAACGAAACCGCCTGGCAGCCCAATCAGCTGGAGGCCGATGTGCGCGAACGGCGCCGCGATGCTCCCGGCGCGATGGCGGCGCTGGAGCGTTTGCTGTGGATTTCCCCGTACGACAACGTGCTGCACGATCGATTGGCCACACTGGCGACCGCGCGCGGCGAACACACCAAGGCGCTTCGGGAACGGCGCGCGGTCGTGGCCAATCAGCCAACCGATGTGCTGACCGCGCGGTATGAGTTGGCACGGGCGTTGGTCGCATCGGGAGATGTGGCTGGTGCCCGACGCGAGTTGCTGGAGGTGCTCGAACAAGCACCGTCTTTCGAGAAAGCGCAGGTGCTGCTGCTGGAGTTGCGAGGCAGGTCGCAGGACCGGATTCGCGATGACCATCTTTGA
- a CDS encoding DUF4159 domain-containing protein — translation MVRRPLLMGIVLALGIAGTADAQRRGGRGGRNGPTILPNVPYDGRFTYIRVRYDIPMDGGFRGQDIKWAHDYPRGEQHFAKVMSELSTIRIHTAGSNILTLDDPQLTKYPVAFITEPGFWRPNDQEVLGLRNYLTKGGFVIFDDFAGEHWMNFEEQMRKVLPKLRPIELTLAHPLFDSFYKIKSLDYEHPYYRGFKSVFYGIFEDNDPKKRLMAVVNYNNDMSEYWEFSDQGMFPMDASNEAYKLGVNYIIYALTR, via the coding sequence ATGGTGCGGCGCCCGCTGTTGATGGGCATCGTGCTCGCCTTGGGCATCGCCGGAACGGCCGACGCACAGCGCCGGGGCGGCCGCGGCGGCCGCAACGGCCCGACGATTCTGCCCAACGTGCCGTACGATGGCCGCTTCACGTACATCCGCGTGCGGTACGACATTCCGATGGACGGAGGGTTTCGCGGCCAGGACATCAAGTGGGCGCACGACTATCCGCGCGGCGAGCAGCATTTCGCGAAAGTGATGTCGGAGTTGTCGACCATTCGCATCCATACGGCCGGCAGCAACATCCTGACGCTGGATGATCCGCAGCTGACCAAGTACCCGGTGGCGTTCATCACGGAGCCGGGGTTCTGGCGGCCAAACGATCAGGAAGTGCTGGGGCTGCGCAACTACCTGACCAAGGGCGGCTTCGTGATCTTCGACGATTTCGCCGGTGAGCATTGGATGAATTTCGAAGAGCAGATGCGCAAGGTGCTCCCGAAGCTTCGGCCCATCGAGTTGACCCTGGCGCACCCGCTGTTCGATTCGTTCTACAAGATCAAGTCGTTGGACTACGAGCACCCGTACTATCGCGGCTTCAAGTCGGTGTTCTATGGCATCTTCGAGGACAATGATCCCAAGAAGCGCCTGATGGCCGTGGTGAACTACAACAACGACATGTCGGAGTATTGGGAGTTCTCCGATCAGGGCATGTTTCCGATGGATGCGTCCAACGAAGCGTACAAGCTGGGCGTGAACTACATCATCTACGCCCTCACGCGATAG
- a CDS encoding MoxR family ATPase, which yields MTSPSADLDRLDDATLADRLQDTGDRITRELRKVIVGQESVVEQALIALFAGGNCLLVGVPGLAKTLLISTLARALDLKFSRIQFTPDLMPSDVTGTDVIQDDPTTGHRRLAFMPGPVFANVLLADEINRTPPKTQAALLEAMQERRVTVQGRTYDLDAPFFVFATQNPIELEGTYPLPEAQLDRFMLEVMLDYSPEEDEVAIVRATTSLPPEAVQPVVGKAEILAFQRVVRRLPIADAVTRYAVRLVRTSRPGDGAPDFVTQYVSYGASVRAAQALVLGAKARALLQGRASAGFEDVRALARPVLRHRVLVNFQAQSEKVTTDALVSRLLDIVPLPKSGI from the coding sequence ATGACCTCTCCAAGCGCTGATCTGGACCGCCTCGACGACGCCACACTGGCCGACCGCCTGCAAGACACCGGCGATCGCATCACCCGTGAATTGCGCAAGGTCATCGTTGGACAGGAGTCCGTGGTCGAGCAGGCCCTCATCGCGCTCTTTGCCGGTGGCAACTGCCTGCTGGTGGGCGTGCCCGGGCTGGCCAAGACGTTGCTCATCTCGACGTTGGCGCGCGCGCTCGACCTCAAATTCTCGCGCATCCAGTTCACGCCCGACCTGATGCCGTCGGATGTCACCGGCACCGATGTGATCCAGGATGATCCCACCACGGGACATCGGCGGCTGGCGTTCATGCCGGGACCCGTGTTTGCCAATGTCCTGCTGGCCGACGAAATCAACCGCACGCCACCGAAGACGCAGGCGGCGCTGCTGGAGGCCATGCAGGAGCGCCGTGTCACCGTGCAGGGTCGCACGTATGACCTTGACGCACCGTTCTTCGTGTTTGCCACGCAGAATCCCATCGAACTCGAAGGCACCTATCCCCTGCCGGAAGCGCAACTCGATCGCTTCATGCTGGAAGTGATGCTGGACTATTCGCCGGAAGAGGACGAGGTGGCCATCGTGCGTGCGACCACGTCACTGCCTCCCGAGGCGGTGCAGCCCGTGGTGGGGAAAGCCGAGATCCTGGCGTTCCAGCGCGTAGTGCGTCGCCTGCCGATTGCGGACGCCGTGACGCGCTATGCCGTGCGGCTGGTGCGCACATCCCGGCCAGGCGACGGCGCGCCGGATTTCGTCACGCAGTACGTGTCGTATGGCGCGTCGGTGCGCGCGGCGCAGGCGTTGGTGCTGGGCGCCAAGGCGCGGGCGCTGCTGCAGGGTCGCGCCAGCGCGGGCTTCGAGGATGTCCGTGCGCTGGCACGCCCTGTATTGCGGCATCGGGTGCTGGTCAACTTCCAGGCGCAGTCGGAGAAAGTGACCACCGACGCGCTCGTGTCGCGCCTGCTGGACATCGTGCCGCTGCCCAAGTCCGGCATCTGA
- a CDS encoding DUF58 domain-containing protein, with amino-acid sequence MSAAPAAFLEPALLARISDLALLARTVVDGFMHGHHRSLRKGSSLDFAEHRSYQPGDDLRPIDWRLYGRTDRFYIKQYDADTNASVLFALDQSGSMDFGSGSVTKFEYARFLTASLAWLSQQQGDRVGLATFTGDLIDIVPPSVRHLQLMLHTLARARAKGGSHLMAAIERVGLLTQRTGIVVLITDCYERPEALGRAIDALRTRGHDVIVFHIVDPAELELPGDLPATFEDAESGALLPLKPGELRGKYQALLTAHHDALTRRIAAAGADYVRLDTSEPLDRALHAYLDARLTRSRVR; translated from the coding sequence GTGTCTGCCGCTCCTGCCGCATTCCTCGAACCGGCGCTGCTCGCCCGCATCTCCGATCTGGCGTTGCTGGCGCGCACGGTGGTGGATGGATTCATGCACGGCCATCATCGGTCATTGCGGAAAGGGTCGTCACTCGACTTCGCGGAACACCGTTCGTATCAACCGGGTGACGACCTGCGCCCCATCGACTGGCGGCTGTATGGGCGCACCGACCGGTTCTACATCAAGCAGTACGACGCCGACACGAACGCGAGTGTGTTGTTTGCGCTGGACCAATCGGGATCGATGGACTTCGGCAGTGGGTCGGTCACGAAATTCGAATACGCGCGGTTTCTCACGGCCTCGCTGGCGTGGCTGTCGCAGCAGCAGGGTGATCGGGTGGGTCTGGCGACCTTCACCGGCGACCTGATCGACATCGTGCCGCCGTCGGTGCGCCACCTGCAGTTGATGTTGCACACGCTCGCACGCGCCAGGGCCAAAGGCGGCAGCCATCTGATGGCCGCCATCGAACGCGTGGGGCTGCTGACGCAGCGCACCGGCATCGTCGTGCTGATCACCGATTGCTACGAGCGTCCTGAGGCACTCGGCCGGGCCATTGATGCGCTTCGCACGCGTGGCCATGATGTCATCGTGTTTCATATCGTCGACCCGGCGGAGCTGGAACTGCCCGGCGACTTGCCGGCCACCTTTGAAGACGCCGAGAGTGGCGCACTGCTGCCGCTCAAACCGGGAGAACTGCGCGGGAAATATCAGGCGTTGCTGACAGCCCACCATGACGCACTGACGCGACGCATCGCGGCAGCCGGCGCGGATTACGTGCGCCTGGACACCAGCGAACCGCTGGACCGTGCCCTTCACGCCTATCTCGACGCACGCCTTACGCGCAGTCGGGTGCGCTGA
- a CDS encoding BatA and WFA domain-containing protein, giving the protein MGLGFLVPAFLAGLAVLVIPLLVHLRHRDKERPYRFPSLMFLEQLPIRTARRQRVTDWPLLLLRALAIALLALAFARPVFTKRSAASADTRTRAVVIALDRSLSMSHAAIWPAALDSARAVVRALGARDRVGVVLFDDAAEIAQRLTDDKAAAVAVLSSAKTTVRGTRFAPAIRTARQMLLDAPYAAAEIVLISDLQRVGTTGVAGLDLPSGVTLRAVAVVPPSRANSTIRAVEARRVVENNRSMLAVKARVLSRELGTPRTITATLTLSGRAAGTQRVTLVADGETVVTFAPVAAPDGAVEGTVTLDADALAADDRFAFVVPRDDVLRVALVLPDDAVNDETLFLERALAIGRAPEVRLDRVRASAVTSLVLRQHDVVFYWDATPTDAATALLTPYVTEGRGVILLAGRRTASRATMSALLPAKSSGMADRLVDRGGSLRDFRFEHALFAPFREVEDAFAGTRLLRYVRLDAPRDVDVLARFDDGLPAVMERRLGTGHVLALAVPLDAQNGDLPLQPAFLPFVRQLLLHTSGRDAVPLWRTTAESWSLPDSLRDPVVRTPDGSLLRPKGDSLGRAVPLADAGLYAAFSGSVTGAPEALAAVNVPPGESDLTPIDPKELLLGVRESAPSAAAAAAPPTPTELERRQNPWRVFLIIVALALIGETFMATRGWRAIARRTRPVTPDPALPDRSPR; this is encoded by the coding sequence ATGGGTCTCGGATTCCTCGTTCCCGCATTTCTGGCCGGGCTGGCCGTGCTGGTCATCCCGCTGCTGGTCCACCTGCGACATCGCGACAAGGAACGGCCGTATCGCTTTCCCTCGCTGATGTTCCTGGAGCAGCTGCCGATTCGCACGGCGCGACGTCAACGCGTGACCGATTGGCCGTTGCTGCTGCTGCGCGCCTTGGCCATTGCGCTGCTGGCACTGGCCTTTGCCCGCCCGGTGTTCACGAAACGTTCGGCGGCGTCAGCGGACACGCGCACGCGCGCCGTGGTCATCGCGCTCGATCGCTCGCTCAGCATGAGTCACGCGGCCATCTGGCCGGCGGCGCTCGACTCGGCGCGCGCGGTGGTGCGCGCCCTGGGCGCTCGCGACCGGGTGGGTGTGGTGCTGTTCGACGACGCCGCCGAGATCGCGCAGCGCCTCACCGACGACAAGGCGGCCGCCGTCGCCGTGTTGTCCAGCGCGAAGACCACTGTGCGCGGTACGCGATTCGCCCCGGCCATTCGGACGGCACGCCAGATGCTGCTGGACGCCCCCTATGCGGCCGCCGAGATCGTGTTGATTTCCGATCTGCAGCGCGTGGGCACCACGGGTGTTGCAGGACTTGATCTGCCGTCGGGTGTGACCTTGCGCGCGGTCGCGGTGGTACCGCCTTCGCGCGCCAACAGCACGATACGCGCGGTGGAAGCGCGTCGGGTGGTGGAGAACAACCGGTCGATGCTGGCGGTGAAAGCGCGGGTTCTTTCGCGCGAGTTGGGCACGCCGCGCACGATCACGGCCACGCTCACGCTGAGCGGTCGCGCGGCGGGCACGCAACGCGTCACGCTCGTTGCCGATGGCGAGACGGTGGTGACCTTTGCGCCCGTCGCGGCGCCGGATGGCGCGGTGGAAGGCACCGTCACGCTGGACGCGGACGCGCTGGCCGCCGATGATCGATTTGCGTTCGTCGTGCCGCGCGACGATGTGCTGCGTGTGGCGTTGGTGCTGCCCGACGACGCCGTCAACGACGAGACTCTGTTTCTCGAACGCGCGCTGGCCATCGGACGCGCCCCCGAAGTGCGCCTTGACCGGGTGCGCGCGTCGGCGGTCACCAGTCTGGTCCTCAGGCAGCACGATGTGGTGTTCTACTGGGATGCCACGCCAACCGACGCCGCCACGGCGTTGCTTACCCCGTATGTGACGGAAGGCCGCGGCGTGATCCTGCTGGCCGGCCGTCGGACCGCATCGCGCGCGACGATGTCGGCGCTGCTGCCGGCAAAATCGAGCGGCATGGCGGACCGTCTGGTCGATCGCGGTGGCTCGTTGCGCGACTTCCGGTTTGAGCACGCGCTGTTCGCACCGTTCCGCGAAGTGGAGGATGCCTTTGCCGGTACGCGACTGCTGCGCTATGTGCGCCTCGACGCACCGCGCGATGTCGATGTCCTGGCGCGATTCGACGACGGGCTGCCGGCGGTGATGGAGCGGCGACTCGGCACGGGACATGTGCTGGCCCTGGCGGTTCCGCTTGACGCCCAGAACGGCGACTTGCCGTTGCAGCCGGCGTTCCTGCCGTTTGTGCGTCAGCTGTTGCTGCACACGTCGGGACGTGACGCGGTGCCGCTGTGGCGTACGACGGCGGAAAGCTGGTCGTTGCCCGACAGCCTGCGTGATCCGGTGGTGCGTACGCCCGATGGATCGCTGCTGCGCCCCAAGGGCGATTCGCTGGGCCGCGCGGTCCCGCTGGCCGACGCGGGACTGTATGCGGCATTCTCGGGAAGCGTGACGGGGGCGCCGGAAGCACTGGCCGCCGTCAACGTGCCGCCTGGCGAGTCCGACCTCACGCCCATTGATCCCAAGGAACTGCTGCTTGGGGTACGCGAGTCGGCCCCGTCGGCGGCCGCCGCGGCGGCGCCGCCCACACCGACCGAGCTCGAGCGTCGCCAGAATCCGTGGCGCGTGTTTTTGATCATTGTCGCTCTCGCACTTATTGGCGAGACTTTCATGGCCACTCGCGGTTGGCGCGCCATCGCCCGACGCACCCGCCCGGTTACCCCGGATCCGGCATTGCCGGACAGGAGTCCACGATGA
- a CDS encoding DUF4175 family protein, whose translation MSPDRQLLTTLGVLRRQWRQRVLLESLVWIVIAVILAVLATIIVLRTFSTNDADNARVLLAARVTGYGLIVAAIVRGLILPLLKRASDERFALYVEEHAPQLRQALLTAVQEAHRPEAERVSASLSARLMTRATAAIRPLQERAALERPRMARAGKLLGGLGVVAALLFILGPAAIRDGARLLFVPWATAEAAVPRRLVTVEPGNATVPRGGAIEVHAALVGFAADAADLVFRSDSGAEWTRLPMSRDADSSGFRSRIFDLTSPTEYYVESADIRSPMFRLKVSDLPAVSHMALDLRFPAYSGLPTEHIEDGGDVAAVVGTTVVVHASITRAVKSGQLHFDDGTVVPLVAQGDSVVSGSFVVRKSGFYRVDLETLDGTMVAGSVQYVVDAIPDRAPSVRIEEPGRDTKVSNTDEVTVAVQASDDLGVTKLELRYRVNGGDEKRVPIQDSPQRLPRHARGEHMTLLEELDLSPGDLLAYHAVARDGAGHEGSSDVYFLEVRPFSKNYKQSEQQGGGGGGGGGQQPDSPDGFVQRQREVVAGTFNWLRDSSTTPAKKRREDVTTLTIAQGRLREDVAALAKRLVDRGVAATDTTFAKIQKELESATVEMKASEEQLGRGLGGTALPPEQRALQHLQRAEAMYRDVQVQMGGGGGGGGGGGGQQGQKPEDLADLFELQTDKLRNQYEAVQQQSSQAQPQREVDETLERLKQLANRQQQENERMQRMAEALRQRMGQNSSGGASSGSSGSASAGGANGGNSGGNSGAQRDLAKQAEEEARRLERLSREQNNPELADAARQMQQAADAMRRAATGSSAQGSKALEELNRAARNLEGSKTDATNQGIQKLAQQAKEMESRQREIANDVEAAQAASGEQRSQQMQKLMDRKDALANDVGKLEAEADRLSRDGRRDQPKAAGKLSEAAEAIRDTRLKDKIDFSKNVMRAGSGEYAKSFEGQISENLKDVAERMSQAAGSMQGESASRQQERALGQTRELVQNLESLRQRVADKQQAGQGQQGQQGQQGQQGQQGQQGQQGQQGQQGQQGQQGQQGQQGQQGRQGQQGQQGQQGQQGQQGQQGQQGQQGQQGQQGQQGQQGQQGQQGQGQGQNQGGQPGGRGNNSNTPRPGGTPNNQFGGGNPNGAPRAGQQMPAGDIQQFTREFRLRRENAEGLRRELAQQGVNTRELDQAIENLRQLENSRAFNDPKALTQLQGAMIEGLKTFEFGLYRSLGLGNDGRPALGSNAPVPAEYRAMIEEYYRSLAGSTKKKP comes from the coding sequence ATGAGTCCAGATCGTCAGTTGCTCACGACACTCGGCGTGCTCCGACGCCAGTGGCGGCAGCGCGTGCTGCTGGAGTCGCTGGTGTGGATCGTCATTGCGGTCATCCTCGCGGTCCTGGCGACCATCATCGTGCTGCGGACCTTCAGCACCAACGATGCGGACAACGCCCGGGTGCTGCTGGCGGCCCGTGTCACCGGCTACGGACTCATCGTGGCGGCCATCGTTCGCGGATTGATCTTGCCCCTGTTGAAACGCGCCAGCGATGAACGATTTGCGCTGTACGTGGAGGAACACGCTCCGCAGTTGCGGCAGGCCCTGCTCACCGCGGTGCAGGAAGCGCACCGTCCGGAAGCGGAACGTGTGTCCGCATCACTGTCCGCGCGATTGATGACGCGCGCCACCGCGGCCATCCGGCCGCTGCAAGAGCGTGCGGCACTGGAACGGCCGCGCATGGCGCGCGCCGGCAAATTGCTGGGCGGACTCGGAGTCGTCGCCGCGCTGCTGTTCATACTTGGTCCGGCCGCGATTCGTGATGGGGCGCGGTTGCTGTTCGTGCCGTGGGCCACGGCCGAAGCGGCGGTTCCGCGACGGCTGGTAACCGTCGAGCCGGGAAACGCCACGGTCCCGCGAGGCGGCGCCATCGAAGTGCATGCCGCGCTGGTGGGTTTTGCCGCCGACGCGGCCGACCTGGTGTTTCGCAGCGATTCGGGGGCCGAGTGGACGCGACTGCCCATGAGCCGCGACGCGGACTCCAGCGGCTTTCGTTCACGGATATTCGACCTGACCAGTCCGACCGAGTATTACGTCGAATCAGCCGACATTCGATCACCGATGTTTCGATTGAAGGTGAGCGATTTGCCGGCGGTGTCGCACATGGCGCTCGATCTCCGCTTCCCGGCGTATAGCGGGTTGCCGACGGAGCACATCGAGGATGGTGGCGATGTCGCAGCCGTGGTCGGCACCACCGTCGTGGTGCATGCCAGCATTACCCGCGCCGTGAAGAGCGGACAACTGCATTTCGATGATGGCACGGTCGTGCCGCTCGTGGCGCAGGGCGACTCGGTGGTCAGCGGCTCGTTTGTGGTGCGCAAGAGTGGATTCTATCGCGTCGATCTCGAGACCCTCGACGGCACGATGGTTGCCGGCTCGGTGCAGTATGTCGTTGATGCCATCCCGGATCGCGCGCCATCCGTGCGTATCGAGGAGCCGGGGCGCGACACCAAGGTCTCGAACACCGATGAAGTGACGGTGGCGGTGCAGGCCAGTGACGATCTCGGAGTCACCAAGCTCGAACTGCGCTATCGCGTCAATGGCGGTGACGAGAAGCGTGTCCCGATTCAGGACAGCCCCCAGCGCCTACCGCGACACGCGCGGGGCGAGCATATGACTCTGCTGGAGGAGTTGGACCTGTCACCGGGTGATCTGTTGGCCTACCACGCGGTCGCGCGCGACGGCGCCGGGCATGAGGGCAGCAGCGACGTGTATTTCCTCGAAGTCCGCCCGTTCTCCAAGAACTACAAGCAGTCGGAACAGCAGGGTGGCGGCGGTGGCGGGGGCGGCGGACAGCAGCCCGACTCACCAGACGGATTCGTGCAGCGTCAGCGCGAGGTGGTGGCCGGCACCTTCAATTGGCTGCGTGACAGCAGCACGACGCCGGCCAAGAAGCGTCGCGAGGATGTCACCACGCTGACCATCGCCCAGGGTCGGTTGCGCGAAGACGTTGCGGCGCTGGCCAAGCGACTGGTGGATCGTGGCGTCGCGGCCACCGACACCACGTTTGCGAAGATCCAGAAGGAACTGGAGTCTGCCACCGTTGAAATGAAGGCGTCGGAAGAGCAACTCGGACGTGGACTGGGCGGAACAGCGTTGCCACCGGAGCAGCGAGCGCTGCAGCACCTGCAGCGGGCCGAAGCCATGTATCGCGACGTGCAGGTTCAGATGGGCGGCGGTGGTGGCGGCGGCGGCGGTGGCGGCGGTCAACAGGGACAGAAGCCGGAAGACCTCGCGGACCTTTTCGAACTGCAAACCGACAAGCTGCGCAATCAGTACGAGGCCGTGCAGCAACAGTCGTCGCAGGCGCAGCCGCAACGCGAAGTGGACGAGACGTTGGAACGGCTCAAGCAGTTGGCCAATCGCCAACAGCAGGAAAACGAGCGCATGCAGCGCATGGCGGAAGCGCTGCGCCAGCGCATGGGGCAGAACTCCAGCGGTGGAGCGAGCAGCGGCAGCAGTGGAAGTGCCAGCGCCGGCGGCGCAAACGGAGGAAATAGCGGCGGCAACAGCGGCGCCCAACGTGACCTTGCCAAGCAGGCCGAGGAAGAGGCGCGTCGTCTTGAGCGACTGTCCCGCGAACAGAACAATCCGGAACTCGCGGATGCGGCGCGTCAAATGCAGCAGGCAGCAGACGCGATGCGTCGCGCGGCAACGGGATCGTCAGCCCAGGGCAGCAAGGCCCTCGAGGAACTCAACCGCGCTGCACGCAACCTGGAAGGCAGCAAGACAGACGCCACCAATCAGGGCATTCAGAAACTCGCGCAGCAAGCCAAAGAGATGGAATCGCGTCAGCGCGAGATCGCCAATGATGTGGAGGCCGCGCAGGCAGCGTCCGGCGAGCAGCGCTCGCAGCAGATGCAGAAACTGATGGATCGCAAAGACGCCTTGGCGAACGACGTGGGCAAACTCGAGGCCGAAGCGGACCGCCTGTCGCGGGACGGACGTCGGGATCAGCCAAAGGCGGCGGGCAAATTGAGCGAAGCCGCCGAGGCGATACGTGACACGCGCCTCAAGGACAAGATCGATTTCTCCAAGAACGTCATGCGCGCCGGTTCCGGTGAGTATGCCAAGTCGTTCGAAGGCCAGATCTCGGAAAATCTCAAGGATGTCGCCGAGCGGATGAGTCAGGCCGCGGGTTCCATGCAAGGGGAATCGGCGTCTCGACAGCAAGAACGCGCATTGGGTCAAACGCGCGAATTGGTGCAGAATCTCGAGTCATTGCGCCAGCGTGTTGCGGACAAACAGCAGGCGGGTCAAGGGCAGCAAGGGCAGCAAGGGCAGCAAGGACAGCAGGGACAGCAGGGACAGCAGGGACAGCAGGGGCAGCAGGGGCAGCAGGGACAGCAGGGACAGCAGGGACAGCAGGGCCAGCAGGGACAACAGGGGCGGCAAGGACAGCAAGGCCAGCAAGGCCAGCAAGGCCAGCAAGGCCAGCAAGGCCAGCAAGGCCAGCAAGGCCAGCAAGGCCAGCAAGGCCAGCAAGGCCAGCAAGGCCAGCAAGGCCAGCAAGGCCAGCAAGGCCAAGGGCAGGGCCAGAATCAAGGCGGACAGCCAGGTGGTCGCGGCAACAACAGCAACACCCCTCGGCCCGGTGGCACGCCCAACAATCAGTTCGGCGGCGGCAACCCCAACGGTGCGCCCCGAGCCGGACAGCAGATGCCGGCAGGAGATATCCAACAGTTCACGCGCGAATTCCGCCTGCGGCGCGAAAACGCCGAAGGATTGCGACGTGAACTCGCGCAGCAGGGCGTGAACACGCGAGAGCTCGATCAGGCCATCGAGAACTTGCGACAGTTGGAGAATTCACGTGCGTTCAACGACCCCAAAGCTCTGACGCAGCTGCAGGGCGCGATGATCGAAGGACTCAAGACCTTCGAGTTCGGTCTCTACCGATCGCTCGGGCTAGGCAACGATGGGCGTCCCGCCCTTGGCTCCAATGCCCCCGTCCCCGCGGAATACCGCGCGATGATCGAGGAGTATTACCGGAGTCTGGCCGGCAGCACGAAGAAGAAGCCGTGA
- a CDS encoding molybdopterin-dependent oxidoreductase, which translates to MTSRVVRLKAIALIDQSVSALESGRDDGAVRGVSPAVDRRAFVKASASSLALAWLAACNSSGPRSAEKALAYATRKNESVEKWLLRHTTMDHGSPGAVVAGGRFPSYFISDVVPSYNEALSGPWTLEVSGMVRNPVKLTLPQLMALPRVEQRVNHFCVEGWNAVAQFAGVSMREIAKVVGAQPGASVVDFQSFDDGYHESWDIESTMHPQTMVVYAKDGVALTPAYGAPARLHSPIKLGYKNTKYLTKVVFMAERNGGYWSDKGYEWFGGT; encoded by the coding sequence ATGACGTCGCGTGTAGTGCGCCTCAAGGCCATTGCGCTGATCGATCAATCGGTCAGTGCGCTGGAATCCGGTCGCGACGATGGGGCCGTGCGCGGTGTGTCGCCCGCCGTTGATCGACGCGCGTTCGTCAAGGCGAGCGCGTCATCATTGGCGTTGGCCTGGCTGGCCGCCTGCAACTCATCAGGACCACGCAGCGCGGAGAAAGCGCTGGCGTACGCGACGCGCAAGAACGAGTCGGTGGAGAAGTGGCTGCTGCGTCATACGACCATGGATCACGGATCGCCGGGCGCAGTCGTGGCGGGAGGACGATTCCCGTCGTACTTCATTTCCGATGTGGTGCCGAGTTATAACGAGGCGCTGAGCGGACCATGGACCCTGGAAGTCAGCGGGATGGTGCGGAACCCGGTGAAGCTCACGCTGCCCCAGCTCATGGCCCTGCCGCGGGTCGAGCAGCGTGTGAATCATTTCTGCGTGGAAGGATGGAACGCGGTGGCGCAGTTTGCCGGCGTGTCGATGCGCGAGATTGCGAAGGTGGTCGGCGCGCAGCCCGGGGCGAGCGTGGTGGATTTCCAGTCGTTTGACGACGGCTACCACGAAAGCTGGGACATCGAGAGCACGATGCATCCGCAAACGATGGTGGTGTACGCCAAGGATGGCGTGGCGCTCACGCCGGCATATGGCGCGCCGGCGCGGTTGCACTCCCCGATCAAGCTGGGCTACAAGAACACCAAGTACCTGACCAAGGTGGTGTTCATGGCCGAGCGCAACGGTGGCTACTGGAGCGACAAAGGGTACGAGTGGTTTGGCGGGACGTGA
- a CDS encoding cytochrome b/b6 domain-containing protein, with the protein MSDAPRHHWIVRSTHWINALAFTIMVGSGLRIFNAYPAFARKGETFCCYPFEGRRIPDWLTFGGWLGGARHWHFAMMWVLVATGLVYVGFVHLHGEWRDLVPRRGDARDAWEMIRFYLYRRKDHPPHGKHNAMQKATYFVMPILAAMIVVSGIAIWKPVSLGWLTNLLGGYVWARYWHFSAMVALVALSVAHVFMVISVDPYSLRSMITGGHDERFSPIARNARPFQGLLPKRVREAVVPASVHAVAATTTEEAGS; encoded by the coding sequence ATGAGTGACGCCCCACGGCACCACTGGATTGTGCGGTCGACCCACTGGATCAACGCGCTCGCGTTTACGATCATGGTGGGAAGCGGCCTGCGCATCTTCAACGCCTATCCGGCGTTCGCGAGAAAGGGCGAGACCTTTTGTTGCTATCCGTTCGAAGGTCGACGCATTCCGGATTGGCTCACGTTTGGTGGATGGCTGGGCGGCGCGCGCCATTGGCATTTCGCCATGATGTGGGTGCTGGTAGCCACGGGGCTCGTGTATGTCGGCTTCGTCCACCTGCATGGGGAATGGCGGGACCTCGTGCCGCGTCGCGGCGACGCGCGCGACGCGTGGGAGATGATCCGGTTCTATCTCTACCGGCGCAAAGACCACCCCCCGCATGGCAAGCACAATGCCATGCAGAAGGCCACCTACTTCGTGATGCCGATCCTGGCGGCGATGATTGTCGTGTCCGGCATCGCCATCTGGAAGCCGGTGTCGTTGGGCTGGCTGACCAACCTGCTGGGCGGCTATGTCTGGGCCAGATACTGGCACTTCTCGGCCATGGTGGCGCTGGTGGCACTGTCGGTGGCCCACGTGTTCATGGTGATCAGCGTCGACCCCTACAGTTTGCGCAGCATGATCACCGGCGGGCACGACGAGCGATTCTCGCCGATTGCGCGGAATGCGCGTCCGTTCCAGGGCTTGCTGCCAAAGCGGGTGCGCGAGGCAGTGGTTCCGGCCTCCGTGCACGCGGTGGCCGCCACGACCACCGAGGAGGCGGGATCATGA